In Puntigrus tetrazona isolate hp1 chromosome 7, ASM1883169v1, whole genome shotgun sequence, the following are encoded in one genomic region:
- the rab1ba gene encoding zRAB1B, member RAS oncogene family a, translating to MNPEYDYLFKLLLIGDSGVGKSCLLLRFADDTYTESYISTIGVDFKIRTIELDGKTIKLQIWDTAGQERFRTITSSYYRGAHGIIVVYDVTDQESYNNVKQWLQEIDRYASENVNKLLVGNKCDLTTKKVVDYTTAKEFADSLAIPFLETSAKNATNVEQAFMTMAAEIKKRMGPGATTGGDKPNLKIESTPVRQSGGGCC from the exons ATGAATCCGGAATA TGACTACCTGTTCAAACTACTCCTCATTGGTGACTCCGGAGTCGGGAAGTCATGTCTTCTGTTAAGATTTGCC GATGACACATACACTGAGAGCTACATCAGCACCATAGGCGTGGACTTCAAGATCCGCACCATTGAACTTGATGGCAAAACCATTAAGCTACAGATT TGGGACACCGCAGGGCAAGAAAGATTTCGAACCATCACCTCCAGTTACTATCGAGGAGCTCACGGTATCATTGTGGTTTATGATGTCACGGATCAG GAATCGTATAACAACGTGAAACAGTGGCTACAGGAAATAGACCGCTACGCAAGCGAGAACGTTAACAAGCTGCTGGTGGGGAACAAATGCGACCTTACCACCAAGAAAGTAGTGGACTACACAACAGCCAAG GAATTTGCCGACTCTTTAGCAATCCCCTTCCTTGAGACGAGCGCTAAGAATGCCACGAATGTGGAGCAGGCCTTCATGACTATGGCTGCTGAGATCAAGAAGCGCATGGGCCCTGGAGCAACAACCGGAGGAGACAAGCCCAACCTGAAAATCGAGAGCACTCCTGTGCGGCAGTCTGGTGGCGGCTGCTGTTGA
- the si:ch73-40a2.1 gene encoding tyrosine-protein kinase receptor TYRO3 isoform X2, producing the protein MFYILLSISLVVSAQPTPIREEVFDSSKQRSLKWTFSPPKAWKETQMQLGKNYTHTVYQACNPELNKDPKTLWTNWIPKQDAHELFLDLSFAQADKQSIYIYVRESSQRHFQYFRKPQRQPLLNITVLHPFPDALPQDEHLSHAKGLKLGKISQKGFYLGFSYSGKCTFIASIQVFFLKCPTLLWNQIVFEETAAGGLQRGACVNGSVEINGTKIECRRNGTWSPPQGLCVVDTQHQTDRTHSEVRPSSSLWSASDSTPSPVLTAGLVCSALLFLILIAVVFIFVKRHKLSGGQETELVSTSGVTRYRRPQEEVYTAQPEPVNTFRVSSCDQTQSAECKPCPPRSTTLGEEVSQSDYGYEQLHTDSTKSAEMSDGPLCDLRDVMVERTKLKMGQKLGKGEFGAVYEGVFSTQKGQDIRVAVKTLKGAVHSKEDLESFLKEAEIMKHFHHVNVVKLLGVALEPDPGSSFHVPLVILPFMKHGDLHSFLRATRYGDVPMFVPHQSLLGFMIDIAAGMEYLSLQGFLHRDLAARNCMLGDDLHVCVADFGLSKNIYSSNYYRQKNMDVSLPVRWMAIESLSDFLYTTKSDVWSFGITMWEITSRGKIPYPGISGHELLDFLENGHRLKKAKNDSKLYELMLSCWHRDPSQRPGFGELGQSLKALLSELPTLEASNEDHYINLGLKAASDHQDSAGTLEPEGERMM; encoded by the exons atgttttatattttattatccaTTTCATTGGTTGTCTCCGCACAGCCAACACCAATCAGAG AAGAAGTATTTGATTCAAGCAAACAGCGAAGTTTAAAATGGACATTCTCGCCGCCAAAAGCT TGGAAGGAGACACAAATGCAGCTTGGAAagaactacacacacactgtctacCAGGCTTGTAACCCAGAATTGAATAAGGATCCCAAAACACTTTGGACCAACTGGATCCCCAAACAAGATGCCCATGAACTTTTTTTGGACCTAAGTTTTGCTCAGGCAGACAAGCagtctatttatatttatgtgcgAGAATCGAGCCAAAGGCACTTTCAGTACTTTAGAAAACCACAAAGACAACCTCTTCTCAATATCACAGTCCTGCATCCATTTCCTGATGCTCTTCCTCAGGATGAGCACCTGAGCCATGCTAAGGGCCTTAAATTGGGAAAGATCTCTCAGAAGGGTTTTTACCTGGGATTTAGCTACAGCGGCAAGTGCACTTTTATTGCTTCGATCCAGGTGTTCTTCCTAAAATGCCCAACGCTTCTTTGGAACCAAATAGTATTTGAGGAAACAGCGGCAGGAGGGTTGCAGAGAGGAGCGTGTGTGAACGGTTCTGTGGAGATCAACGGCACAAAGATAGAGTGTCGAAGAAATGGGACGTGGAGTCCGCCGCAGGGGTTATGTGTCGTTGATACACAACACCAGACAGACCGAACCCATTCAGAAG TAAGACCCTCAAGCAGCCTGTGGTCCGCTTCTGACTCCACTCCCTCTCCTGTCCTAACCGCTGGTCTAGTGTGTTCTGCTCtgctttttctcattctcattgcTGTTGTTTTCATCTTTGTGAAGCGTCACAAGCTCAG TGGAGGTCAAGAAACTGAGCTGGTATCCACATCTGGTGTAACTCGATATCGACGTCCTCAAGAAGAAGTATACACTGCTCAACCGGAGCCAGTCAACA ctttcaggGTGAGCAGCTGTGATCAGACTCAGAGTGCTGAATGTAAGCCTTGTCCTCCCAGAAGTACAACACTTGGAGAGGAAGTGTCTCAGAGCGACTATGGATATGAACAGCTGCATACTGATTCCACAA AATCAGCTGAGATGAGCGACGGGCCGCTGTGCGATCTTAGAGATGTGATGGTGGAGCGTACGAAGCTGAAAATGGGCCAAAAGCTTGGGAAAG GAGAGTTTGGGGCTGTCTACGAGGGTGTATTTTCCACTCAGAAAGGACAAGATATCAGAGTGGCAGTGAAAACCTTGAAAG GTGCAGTCCACAGTAAAGAAGATCTGGAGTCCTTTCTGAAGGAGGCAGAAATTATGAAGCATTTTCATCATGTGAATGTAGTTAAATTGCTCG GGGTCGCACTAGAACCGGATCCGGGGTCCTCTTTCCATGTACCTCTTGTTATTCTTCCCTTCATGAAGCACGGAGATCTGCACAGCTTCCTCAGAGCGACCCGCTACGGGGATGTCCCCATG TTTGTGCCTCATCAGAGTCTTCTGGGTTTCATGATTGACATTGCTGCAGGAATGGAGTATCTCAGCCTTCAGGGTTTCCTGCACAGAGACCTGGCTGCCCGCAATTGCAT GTTGGGGGATGACCTGCATGTCTGTGTGGCTGACTTCGGCCTGTCTAAGAACATCTATTCCAGTAACTACTATAGGCAGAAGAACATGGACGTTAGCTTGCCTGTAAGGTGGATGGCTATAGAGAGTCTGTCTGACTTCTTATACACCACCAAGAGTGATGTG TGGTCTTTTGGAATAACCATGTGGGAGATCACATCCAGAGGGAAGATACCTTATCCAGGCATCTCTGGTCATGAGCTCCTGGACTTCCTGGAAAATGGACACCGTCTCAAAAAAGCGAAGAATGACAGTAAATt ATATGAGCTTATGCTGAGCTGCTGGCACAGAGATCCCTCTCAGAGGCCAGGATTTGGAGAGCTGGGCCAGAGCCTCAAAGCACTTCTATCTGAGCTTCCAACCCTGGAGGCCAGCAACGAGGACCACTACATCAACCTGGGTCTGAAGGCAGCCAGTGATCACCAGGACAGCGCAGGGACCCTGGAGCCCGAGGGGGAGAGGATGATGTAA
- the si:ch73-40a2.1 gene encoding hepatocyte growth factor receptor isoform X1, which translates to MFYILLSISLVVSAQPTPIREEVFDSSKQRSLKWTFSPPKAWKETQMQLGKNYTHTVYQACNPELNKDPKTLWTNWIPKQDAHELFLDLSFAQADKQSIYIYVRESSQRHFQYFRKPQRQPLLNITVLHPFPDALPQDEHLSHAKGLKLGKISQKGFYLGFSYSGKCTFIASIQVFFLKCPTLLWNQIVFEETAAGGLQRGACVNGSVEINGTKIECRRNGTWSPPQGLCVVDTQHQTDRTHSEVIYIYRVVKLCVSVRPSSSLWSASDSTPSPVLTAGLVCSALLFLILIAVVFIFVKRHKLSGGQETELVSTSGVTRYRRPQEEVYTAQPEPVNTFRVSSCDQTQSAECKPCPPRSTTLGEEVSQSDYGYEQLHTDSTKSAEMSDGPLCDLRDVMVERTKLKMGQKLGKGEFGAVYEGVFSTQKGQDIRVAVKTLKGAVHSKEDLESFLKEAEIMKHFHHVNVVKLLGVALEPDPGSSFHVPLVILPFMKHGDLHSFLRATRYGDVPMFVPHQSLLGFMIDIAAGMEYLSLQGFLHRDLAARNCMLGDDLHVCVADFGLSKNIYSSNYYRQKNMDVSLPVRWMAIESLSDFLYTTKSDVWSFGITMWEITSRGKIPYPGISGHELLDFLENGHRLKKAKNDSKLYELMLSCWHRDPSQRPGFGELGQSLKALLSELPTLEASNEDHYINLGLKAASDHQDSAGTLEPEGERMM; encoded by the exons atgttttatattttattatccaTTTCATTGGTTGTCTCCGCACAGCCAACACCAATCAGAG AAGAAGTATTTGATTCAAGCAAACAGCGAAGTTTAAAATGGACATTCTCGCCGCCAAAAGCT TGGAAGGAGACACAAATGCAGCTTGGAAagaactacacacacactgtctacCAGGCTTGTAACCCAGAATTGAATAAGGATCCCAAAACACTTTGGACCAACTGGATCCCCAAACAAGATGCCCATGAACTTTTTTTGGACCTAAGTTTTGCTCAGGCAGACAAGCagtctatttatatttatgtgcgAGAATCGAGCCAAAGGCACTTTCAGTACTTTAGAAAACCACAAAGACAACCTCTTCTCAATATCACAGTCCTGCATCCATTTCCTGATGCTCTTCCTCAGGATGAGCACCTGAGCCATGCTAAGGGCCTTAAATTGGGAAAGATCTCTCAGAAGGGTTTTTACCTGGGATTTAGCTACAGCGGCAAGTGCACTTTTATTGCTTCGATCCAGGTGTTCTTCCTAAAATGCCCAACGCTTCTTTGGAACCAAATAGTATTTGAGGAAACAGCGGCAGGAGGGTTGCAGAGAGGAGCGTGTGTGAACGGTTCTGTGGAGATCAACGGCACAAAGATAGAGTGTCGAAGAAATGGGACGTGGAGTCCGCCGCAGGGGTTATGTGTCGTTGATACACAACACCAGACAGACCGAACCCATTCAGAAG taatatatatatatagagtggTAAAATTGTGTGTTTCAGTAAGACCCTCAAGCAGCCTGTGGTCCGCTTCTGACTCCACTCCCTCTCCTGTCCTAACCGCTGGTCTAGTGTGTTCTGCTCtgctttttctcattctcattgcTGTTGTTTTCATCTTTGTGAAGCGTCACAAGCTCAG TGGAGGTCAAGAAACTGAGCTGGTATCCACATCTGGTGTAACTCGATATCGACGTCCTCAAGAAGAAGTATACACTGCTCAACCGGAGCCAGTCAACA ctttcaggGTGAGCAGCTGTGATCAGACTCAGAGTGCTGAATGTAAGCCTTGTCCTCCCAGAAGTACAACACTTGGAGAGGAAGTGTCTCAGAGCGACTATGGATATGAACAGCTGCATACTGATTCCACAA AATCAGCTGAGATGAGCGACGGGCCGCTGTGCGATCTTAGAGATGTGATGGTGGAGCGTACGAAGCTGAAAATGGGCCAAAAGCTTGGGAAAG GAGAGTTTGGGGCTGTCTACGAGGGTGTATTTTCCACTCAGAAAGGACAAGATATCAGAGTGGCAGTGAAAACCTTGAAAG GTGCAGTCCACAGTAAAGAAGATCTGGAGTCCTTTCTGAAGGAGGCAGAAATTATGAAGCATTTTCATCATGTGAATGTAGTTAAATTGCTCG GGGTCGCACTAGAACCGGATCCGGGGTCCTCTTTCCATGTACCTCTTGTTATTCTTCCCTTCATGAAGCACGGAGATCTGCACAGCTTCCTCAGAGCGACCCGCTACGGGGATGTCCCCATG TTTGTGCCTCATCAGAGTCTTCTGGGTTTCATGATTGACATTGCTGCAGGAATGGAGTATCTCAGCCTTCAGGGTTTCCTGCACAGAGACCTGGCTGCCCGCAATTGCAT GTTGGGGGATGACCTGCATGTCTGTGTGGCTGACTTCGGCCTGTCTAAGAACATCTATTCCAGTAACTACTATAGGCAGAAGAACATGGACGTTAGCTTGCCTGTAAGGTGGATGGCTATAGAGAGTCTGTCTGACTTCTTATACACCACCAAGAGTGATGTG TGGTCTTTTGGAATAACCATGTGGGAGATCACATCCAGAGGGAAGATACCTTATCCAGGCATCTCTGGTCATGAGCTCCTGGACTTCCTGGAAAATGGACACCGTCTCAAAAAAGCGAAGAATGACAGTAAATt ATATGAGCTTATGCTGAGCTGCTGGCACAGAGATCCCTCTCAGAGGCCAGGATTTGGAGAGCTGGGCCAGAGCCTCAAAGCACTTCTATCTGAGCTTCCAACCCTGGAGGCCAGCAACGAGGACCACTACATCAACCTGGGTCTGAAGGCAGCCAGTGATCACCAGGACAGCGCAGGGACCCTGGAGCCCGAGGGGGAGAGGATGATGTAA